TTTTGAAAAGGGATTAGGTAGAAATCAATTGCCACATGAATAAACGAAAAATTTTGAATAATCAACAAGTGGCTAAATGTTCATTGACCTTAAGCCAGTGGtaaatggtgtgtgtgtgtgtgtgtgtgtgtgtgtgtgtgtgtgtgtgtgtgtgtgtgtgtgtgtgtgtgtgtgtgtgtgtgtgtgtgtgtgtgtgtgtgtgtgtgcgtgtgcgcgcgtgtgtgtgtgtgtgtgtgtgtgtgtgtgtgtgtgtgtgtgtgtgtgtgtgtgtgtgtgtgtgtgtgtgtgtgtgtgtgtggctcgTCGTTAGTGAGGTGGACAGCGTGAGCAATGTGGCCAAGTTAACGCGGCATGCAAAGGAGCGAGgggtcgctggtttgaatcccCAGTAGGGTGCCTTAGAATTTTtccttgtttattttttgtgtgtcttTTATATAAGTATATGTACTTAAAAATATGTATCCAGGACATGACGACGACGGCAAAAGTCAGCTGAGTGTGTCCAtagaattgctatcgcaataaaacagccGGCTGAAAGCTGTAGGCATGATGCAAACTCATGCAGCTTTAGTAATGATCATGCTGCAACTTTCACACGTCTAAAGCCTTGTTATAAATTATGCACATTTTAGAAAGTGCTAAAGTCAGTTTGTTAATGATCTTAAGGACCTAACCTACAGAAACATTTCAAGGTCGTCCTGGCGAGCCCATTCTAGGAAGATTGTGAAATGCTTTTAGTGGTTTGAGGTTACGCATTTAAAGGAATGCTTAGCTGTGCTTTCAACCCGCTTCCAGGTACAGACTAGCTATGAAGATGTACCTGAGCCCACCGAAGCACAGAAAGCTGAAGCCGAGAAGTACAAGCAGGAAGGtaagtttttgaaaaaaatgtcAGTTACGTAGTGCGCACTCACTTAGTTCCATAATTTGCATTTTGTAATTGGATATGAAGTCTGTGTACAGTTCACATTCATTAATTCGTCCCTGGCTAAACTTGTAGAATTCTACAAGTTTAGCCAGGATTTAATTAGCAGAAGTTTCTGATGGTTTGATTTATGCAGTAGACAAAAATATGCTGGGTCTACGCTGAAAttgcagcacagccacagcgaaagctaaaggAGCGGCATTTCTAGAGCCTGCTGTAAACTCTATTGGGGATGCTGATACGAGTACACTTccaaggtacccactacgccataaatcataacTTTTGTCAAATTAGTAAGCGCGCACTATGCCGTTATTCGTCAGAAATTGAAGACGCATCCGATATTTTTAGAAAGAAAATCTTGGCTCTAATTCTGACAATGTGGAAGAGACATCACCAACCCATTTCATTTTCGTGAAATGAAACTTTACACTCAATGTCCATCGTTATCACTCTTAGCTCATGGCTATGAAAAACCATGTTATATCATTCTTTGTAAGATTAGTAGTGCATTCTACATCTCGCACTTATGAAACCTAGAAACATTTGTAATGGGATTGTGGCACACATCAAAGTATTGTGTCAGTTCTTCCTGTAATTTGTGCAGTACTGGAACGTCACGAACATGTGACAGGCCTTGACAGGTAAAATAGCATTGTTACACTTGCCTTCATTATGAATGTTTTGTATTACCACTTTGCGATGCTCATGACTACTATAGTGGCTGGACTGTCTGGTTACGGTAGTTTGTTAACCTACATGGTTTTCTTATTGTATAGGATTGGCACAGCCCAAGCCATTCTCACGATAAATTTCCTCTGGAAAAAAAAGTGTTACAATAGGTAAAATGCTGAGATAATTCACTGGGAGGTACCAATCCCACTTATAAATTTCGCTGGCGACAGCCCAAAACGTAAAATGCACCTTGTTCGGCACATTGACGGCCAAGATGGTTGGACAACTGCGGTCACCAGCAGGGCATAATTGTTTCTTGCCACGAGTTCTTCCAAATGGTGTTCTGCCTTTTTATTTTCCCATTTTGTTTTCATTTGTCCACGGTGTAGTACAGTGATGCAAGTTTCAGTTCTGTTTcagtttatttttattcattactGTATACAGTAgaccagtggttctcagccacggatgtgtcggggaccccttgCGGGCTGCTGGAAGTGATGGGAGACCCCTTGCTGCGGAGGGAAAGGAGGGAAGGGGGGATACGTAGGTAAATAACACAACTGGGTggtgaaacaggtgccttttatcGCTGCCAATAATTAATACAACTGGATCGTATAATcggtgccttttattgctacccaaaacatcaaacaaacgtgccacatcacttcatttcgaacagttcatcaatacgtggcacagCCACGCTTAAAGAAAAATGGGGGTGAGGGGTTCGCAgatcatagaaatggcttcgcagacccccatttgagaaccactgcagTAGACTACCAATAAACGAAAATTTGAGAGCAATCGTCTCTAGTATGATTGCTTAGGTACTTGAACTCTGCATTGTTGTTCATCTGAGTGAATGACAGTTCTGTTGAGTGGAACTAGCTTTCCTGGTCTCTTCGTGTTCCGCGTAACGAGAGTCCAATTCGTTACAATAAATTACTTACAGACACACAAGCGTCTCAAAGTGTTGGAGAAGTCTCAACTGCTCTCTTTGTTGTTTCAGGCAACCACATGATGAAGCTTGAAATGTACACAGCCGCTCTGGAGTGCTATACGAAGGCCATTAGCCTGGATGGACGCAATGCTGTTTACTACTGCAACAGGTGCGATTCCTTCTGATAatgtacagttaaacccctttataagaggcatgctccgagCAGCAATTTTAGTCTTTtacatgagatgtctcttataagcaaggTAGCTCATATGCATTTTCAAGTCAACCCATactttactgtaggcacactggtgtcttttATACAATTTTTTCTATTATATCAATGTCTCTTATagaggggttcgactgtatttgtTCTTGTTTTGTCTCTAAACCATGATGGGACGCCATGTGGGGGAAGGCTCCAGAATTTGCGATCACTCGGAGTTCTGCAATGTGCACCTACATCTAAGAAATatgcttgtgtgaatagtgaattttagattCGAGGCGAATTTGAAGCGAATAGTAATCCTGGTCAAATAATTACACATCGTGTACTATAAATAAAAATGGGCGTATTTCCTGCacaattcttgaaaaaaaaattaaaacaaggcctgtgcaaatgccttttttttttagatgcaaagcagctcttgggttagtctgtgtaacgctgtccctctgtAGGAACGCGCTGCAGGTGTTGGCACCGTGCCAAGTAGGTAATGCCGCTGCGCGTTGACGTCGCTGTCTCCCTTGCCTGCTGCGGCGgccgcagctgccgcctcgttCGTTTGCCCGCAACACCTGCGGGGACTGTCACTTGCTACACAGTTGACTCGTCAATTCatatgcattattattattatttgtttgtatACACGGGGATGCAAAGGAAAGAGCCAtaaagcaagctggcaactgctaCCTGGAGGGGCACTGATtgtgttatactgattcctaGAAGAGAGAGATCAACCACATTTTTTGAAAATGTGTATGATAGTGCAAGCAAGCGATGGAGGTCGGTTGGGTGTGGTGGCCCCATCTTGGTTTGGTCAGACGCGCGGTGCATGGGGAAGTGCACGTGCGGCTCTTGCGTGTAATCTATTGGTTCGAGATTCCCAATAACGTGTCGTAGGGTCTGCAAACTATTTTTGTGTGTGCACGAATCGACAGGGGGCGTGATTGTCACGGGGATGTGTTgcatttttgtttcatgtttcatGAATGGCACCAATGCAAGTTTGTTTATCTACTACTTTCACAGAGCCGCAGCCCACAGCAAGCTCGATAACCACCTGGATGCCATCGAGGACTGCCAGAGGGCGTTGGAGATTGACCCCAAGTACGGCAAGGCATACGGCCGAATAGGGTAGGTGCCACTTGCTGCAGAGGCTACACACTGCTAGCAAGTCTTGTTAGATCTGTTTTGCACCTCTCCTATCGGTGTTCATTCTCGTCAACTATTGTCACTGTTCCAGTGCTTACGTTTTATGCTAGTTACAGTGAATAACTTTAGGCTGCCGTACGGCCACTTCCATATATTTATTGTCATTCACTATACCATTGTTATCACTACATCATTCACTTGTGCTTACGCAAACCAGTTATTTAATAATGATATTGTAACGAAGATCAGTGCTAttctgaaaggcagagggtacCGCTCTCAGGCAGAAAGACGACGACTTTCTTGGTTGGTGCATCGCGACGCTTGCACCTGCTCGGTTGTTCCTTCCCGACCTGCTGCAACGAACCATACGATTTATTGAAAAAGTGCTGCTCCAAGACACCTTATTTTAATATAAACAGTTATAATAGGAATGGTAATGAGGCATTCAAGGTGTTTACCGAACACTTGTTGCACTATTGCTTCTTGAAGATGCTACCGTGTGCTCATTTTTACTTAAATCTTCCAAGTTGATTGCGACTTACCCCTATTTATTTTCTTGTTAAATCAATGGGCAATGCTTAGCACCTTAGCAGTGCTCTGCGTGTATTATCTATTTAATTAGCTGATTGTGGAATCTGACTCAATCAGTTGCTACGAAACTGCTGCCTGGTATACGTGTTCCCAGTGACATataaatacactcaaacctcattatgacGATCATGGTTATAACAAAATATCTGTTATAACGAAATAAGCAATAAATAGTCATGTGATAGATACCGTGTCAGTAATAACCTCTGTAACGAATTTTTGGATACAGTATAACAAGCTTATTTTCTTGTAAGATGCATCTTTGTGTTAATGAGGTTTGAGTATAGCACGTATTAGTTATAGAAAGGATCCTGGTGATGGCAGGTTGCTGAATATAATTTGTGCTGCTGCACTGATGTTTGGTTTTTGTTTCTTGCAGTTTAGCATATGCTAGTCTGAACCAGCACCAAAGGGCAAAGGAATGCTACCAGAAGGCAGTAGAACTTGACCCTGAAAACCAGAGCTATATCAACAACCTTCGAGTCGCCGAGGAAAAACTCCGTGAGCTGTCGGTGAGTTTTTCACCGCAGCTGAGTGAGAAAAGCAGCTGTCTCTATTTTTTTGTGGCGCCGAGGTTCTGCTTGACTGACCCTTCCGAAAGTATCGTGCAAAAGTGTAAAGCCACCTAATGGCCACTTGCGCACTTTGCAGAGCCCTGGCAATGGCGATACACCCAGGCCCGCAGGTGGTGGTGTGGGCGGTGGCGGCGGTTTAGACTTTGGGACCTTACTGAATAACCCCACGCTCATGAACATGGTAAGCACCTTGGCTAAGACATGTTGAGGCTTAGGATGGAGGCTGTTTTTTAATGCACTGCTTGCGCCGAATCACGGAGATATGTTGACGGCAACAGCGCTGTTTTGCTGGCAACTGCCTCAAAGGAGAactgaaacataaatttgaaggTGAGATAACTGGTGCAATAGCTTTGTGTGGACAGTCATAATCTATTATATATGTTCCAGGCTTATATAGCTTAAAACATATTTAGCACACATTTATGGTGCGTGTTGCACATATGCACACAAAATGCCCCACTTTGTGACCTTGCACCTATTTGGTTGTATtgtaaacaaccaacaaccacctgCATCTCGAATTTGTGTAGGCTGCGATGGTCCATGTGCACTCTCTCTTCTAGCAGACCTTTTCAATGGTAACATGGGCTTTCACAGGAGCACATATGTGGATCACCTTGCCTTGGCAGTGCATATTTCGGGGAGAGGAATGGGGGGGGAGGGATCTGTTATGCATATTTACAATGTCTCGACGGGTGTTATCTCAGGTACTAGCTCATTATGTCTTAGTGTGCATTGTAATCTGAAGCTCCACATCCTATTGTATGCAACTCACCGCATGTTTCCCTGTTGAAAAAAGGTCAAGTGTACTGCTGCTCCAAGCAAGCAACCAGCTATTTGAATGTGTGTGTGAGACGTCAAAGCCACAGGGCCAAAAACATGACAGTGCCTTTTAAGGATGATGCTGTGGTGTACGGAAGGCATGGGCAGGTGCAGAGTATTTCTGTTTTCCATGGTGACTTTAAAAGGCAGAAAAAAGTTACCTAAAAAAAATGTTGTCAGCTGTAATTAACTGACATATTCTCGAATGTGGAGCACAGTTTCGCATGAGAGCTTCGACAGCTATCCGATAATAAGTAACTAGGGTGGACACTTTTGATGGGTGAGTCAATTATTATCTATAAAAAATTCATCTTTAGAAGTCTCTTGGGAACATCCAATTGTCACGTATTGTTGCCCTAGGTCCATTCATTGTGCATCTTGCAAAACGTTGCGATCGTGCATAGTATCTCCAACAGTGACTGCACTAGTGGGAGTGCCCTGCTCAGGAGTGCTTCGGATGTACTTTGCTTCATttcgcttcacttcactttatctTTTAAAAACCTCGTAGGGAGGTAATACATAAGGGTGGGGTCAACACAATACTAGTGGCTACGTACATTTACAAGATAGTGGCTACAATACATGTACAGGATAGTGGCAATAATGCGTTTATTGAGACATGATAAATTTCGTTTTTTTAGAAAATGACGATATGCAGACAGTTTCGACGATATAACAACACAATTCCCCATGAAAATGTGGACAACTTGCTTATGTTACCAGTAAAGGCGACaacacacttcgacgtgacccggcgcgcgcgCGCACGGTGGTTGCGCTGCGTTATGCCAGGTTGGCTACGCCGCGCCAGGCGTATGTCCGTCCCCCTACAGTTCAACGTcgcgcagctgccgcagccggagtAGCGCATGCGCAGAAAACCGCGCCGCCTGTGGTGGAACATCGAAACAAATCTTTTCGCGCGCTATCTCTGTCGGTAGCGATCACCACCGCGGACCGGACTGTTTTCTCGGCGATGGCACGGACACAGACACATGCGGCAAGACGAAAGATTATTCTCGCGTTGTTGGTGCGTCGTCTGCGTCGCAAGAGGAACAGGTCTCTCTACATAAGGGATATATTTGAGAAGCGTCCAGAGTATGGAGAATACCACCACCTAGTACAGGAGCTTCGGCACAGTGATCCTGAATATCATTTCAAGTATTTCAGGTAAGTGAAAACGTTGCTCCTTTCGGAATTGTGTAGCTTCAGCTCGGATAAGTATGTTATACGTAACTGTCATGCATTTGTCGCACGCAGGATGACAAAGGCATCATTCGACAAGCTGCTGAGCCTTGTTTACCACAGGCTTGTTCATCCTCCAACTCACAGGAGACCCATTTCACCGGCAGAGAGGCTCGCGGTGACATTGAGGTAAAATATATGCTGATCATATTTGCTAGCAGTTAGCCAATGCGGCCACGAGCCGACGTGCATGCATGTGTACTGTTGTTCTAGAAAATTACGCTTTTTGCTGACATGTCGCAAGAATTCGTTCCCgtaatatgctttttttttttcgtgttccctACTTTTCGTAATTTGGAAGATACGGAACCCACGTATTCACCTCCCTAAACTTCCCCGTGCATGACATTAAAGTAAACACTGGTTCgcgttaactttttttttcttgatcggTTATATTTCCGAAAAGTTTCACCGCGTATAATAGTTCTTCCTATGCAGCCTATATAGAGTCACCGACGAACTATTCTCGCTACTGTCTGTGGCCCTATGGCGTCTGTGAAACACGATGCAGACATTAAAGAATATAATTATGCTGATAACACTTTCGTTTAGTGTAAACATGTATGTCAAAATATTTGAACCGTAATTATATGGACTGTTCTTTTAACAACTTTGCAGATTTCTGGCCACAGGAGGGTCCATGGAGGACATTGCATTGAGCTTCCGAATGCATGCTTCTACTGTAGCTAGGATACTGAAGGAGACATTACCAGCAATCTGGGACTGCTTGAGGCCCCCTGGTACTCGCACGCCCAAGCACACAGAGGTGGCGCGACATAGCTAAGGAATACCATGACAAATGGGATTTTCCAAACACAATAGGGAGCATTGATGGCAAGCATTTTGCGATCAAATGTCCTAACAAGAGTGGCTCCGACTTTTACAATTATAAAGGTTTCTATTCACTAATTATGCTGGCTATAGCAGACGCCAAATATAGATTTCTAATGGTGGACATCGGAGCCCAAGGCCGATATTCAGACGGTTCTTTATTCAAGGGAAGTCCCCTCCAGGCAGTTTTTGAAAAGGGTGCTTTGGGGCTGCCTTCAAATATTTCGGAGTGGCCACTTTGTTTGGTTGGTGATGCAGCCTTCCCTTTGCGGACCTACTTGATGCGGCCCTACCCTGGGAGAAAGCTGGATGATAGGAAAAAGGTCTTCAATTACCGCTTGTCGAGGGCACGCAGGTGCATTGAAAATGCTTTCGGCATTCTGGCCTCCCGGTGGCGGGTGTTTCTTGGAACGGTGCAAGGCGCGCCAGAGCTCCTCAACAACATGATTCAGGCTGCCGTATGTTTGCACAATTTTCTTATGGAGGACACTGCCTACTGCCCTGACGAGTACAGCGACACGCTGTGCGGCGAGACGGTGCATGACGGAGAATGGCGCCACACTGTCACTGAAATTGGCACAAAGACAGTGCCGTCAAACAACCGCCCCACCTCAGCTGCCATGGCAATGAGGGACGAAGTAGCAGACTATTTTATGTCTCCAGAAGGTTCATTGCCGTGGCAGCTGAAGGTTGTCGGGCGATGCTAAAATCTCCTGTAAACATACATGCATAGTTTGTACCCTTAATGTTCTCTTCCTTTATTCCTAGCAGAATACAGTGCATTTAAGTACTGTGTTTTGTAAAACTGTATTATATGTAATACTTTAAGTATTTTTGCCGCATTTCTCTTAAGTTTAGCACTGCCTTACAAACAGATtttttgtggatttttcattGCTGTTTGTTTATGTGCTTGAACTATGTGCATATTTTGCTGGTTTTATACGCAGGCAATCCACCGCTTTTTATGTTACCAAGGATTGTAGTTTTCATTCTTTTTCTGAGTAATCTGATTATTTCCGCATTCAGTTATATTTGTAACACTGTTTTTCAAGCACATTATTTTAAGCATTTTTGGCTCTTATgtgttttttttgccatttttctgtGGTGCCCCCTTTCCTAAGGTACcttgaaataaacaaataaagcattcacgtttttttttagtcTTTCAACTAATACAATGTGATTTCGGAAATGTCACCCTGACAGGTTAATTTCAAACCCTTCTTGCATAGGGTTTGTTAGCAATGTACGCCAGTAAGTGAAAATCGATGACCAACAAGCTGTTATTTTGTTATATGTAAGCTAAAAGCACACTGTAGGAATGTTTCGAACCGCGAGGCATTTGTGTGTCTTTTTATATCAAGTGTGCATGGCAGAGGTCTGTGAGCTCGTTGTTTTTAAAAACATTTACCGCATGCATAGATAACATAGAGAGCATCACGTAGAAAAAATGGAATTTAATGATCACTTTCGAATGAAGTGCACAATAAATCAAGAGCAGTTACACTTACCTATGTGTTAATAACATGATATACTTGTGTGCAACACAGAGATAAAAATGCAGCAAGTGAAAAACAAAAATGGAGATATTCAGAtaattttacacacacacaaggTGTACGTATGCATGTTATCTCAACTGCCAGCCTGCGTTGTCTGCTTGTTCTGGGATGTTGCATTGGAAGAATATGAACAAACCTCTGAAATGTGTAGAAAAAACACCTGAGAATAAAACATTCATTGTCACGGTGGAATGGAGCCCTTTGTTTGATGCTGCATGAAGTCTGTTCCCTATGTATTAGACATATTGTGAAACTTTTGTACTACTATATACAATGCTCAAATACATTGCATGTGGCAAAAGTGAAACGTTTGATAAGGTGCACAATAACATGAAAAATAGGCAAAAATATCTGTCACATATTCTAAGACATTGCCACATTGGAAAGACAGACTAGACATGCAAAACAAGTGCACTTTTTAAAGCATGTCATGCTGGAAATTTGCGCAATAAACAGAATACCACTCTTAATTTAATGCCAGAAAGAGATCTTGGCTAGTAATGGAACAcacatcaccaagaaagaaatGCTCACAGTAACATACTATGTGGTGTTCAAGATACATAATGTTGTATACATATTGTCCGTGTACTGGCACTTAATATATTTTTTCACAGCATTGGTAAACAGCGTATCACACTTGCATTATATCACATTTGTATTCTCTGTATTGATAACCCGGCATGGAAGCTTAGCAGGCGAAGTGTAGCTCTGCGAATAACGATGGTTTGTTTCTGAACCTTGTGGCCGCATATGGATAGGGGCGAAATGGCAGAACACCCATGTACTTAAATTTAGCAGCTTCATAGTGTATCACAGGCAGTCAAAATTAACTCCATTTACAGTGTGCCTCATAATGAGATCATGGTTTCGGCATGTAGGAAACCATAAGTTGCATTTATATCGATTTGCTACTTTTTAATGCGATAGCATTTAGGAAATTGTTTCGCAGAATATTCGGTGTCGGCATTGCCCACGAGCAAAAAGAGAAGCataacaaacaagcaagcaagtagACCTTACATGATTTCTGATGCGAACATAGTACATTTACGCTATCCTGTTACCTCTAGAAAACTTATAATTTTTGAAGTGCAGCAGTacttaaagagaaaaaaacatattCAAGAATTATCATAACCAAAGTTTAACTATTGTTGATGGTGTGCACATCGTTTTCTTCCTCCATTTCTGCAATCAATGTCattattcgtgctttgca
This genomic interval from Rhipicephalus microplus isolate Deutch F79 chromosome 10, USDA_Rmic, whole genome shotgun sequence contains the following:
- the LOC142774625 gene encoding small glutamine-rich tetratricopeptide repeat-containing protein beta-like, which gives rise to MSHVKRLVLSIVQFLRQQLQTADLTIDAKESLEVAVQCLETAYGVSPEDLSNESLVVSRPLLEIFRDALPREHVQTSYEDVPEPTEAQKAEAEKYKQEGNHMMKLEMYTAALECYTKAISLDGRNAVYYCNRAAAHSKLDNHLDAIEDCQRALEIDPKYGKAYGRIGLAYASLNQHQRAKECYQKAVELDPENQSYINNLRVAEEKLRELSSPGNGDTPRPAGGGVGGGGGLDFGTLLNNPTLMNMAATLMQDPSMQNIMSGLMSGGLSQNTGGGLDALLQAGQQLASQMQAANPELVEQLRRQMNNNAGNRDPSDPDGPDRNM
- the LOC119177232 gene encoding LOW QUALITY PROTEIN: putative nuclease HARBI1 (The sequence of the model RefSeq protein was modified relative to this genomic sequence to represent the inferred CDS: deleted 1 base in 1 codon), whose protein sequence is MARTQTHAARRKIILALLVRRLRRKRNRSLYIRDIFEKRPEYGEYHHLVQELRHSDPEYHFKYFRMTKASFDKLLSLVYHRLVHPPTHRRPISPAERLAVTLRFLATGGSMEDIALSFRMHASTVARILKETLPAIWDCLGPLVLARPSTQRWRDIAKEYHDKWDFPNTIGSIDGKHFAIKCPNKSGSDFYNYKGFYSLIMLAIADAKYRFLMVDIGAQGRYSDGSLFKGSPLQAVFEKGALGLPSNISEWPLCLVGDAAFPLRTYLMRPYPGRKLDDRKKVFNYRLSRARRCIENAFGILASRWRVFLGTVQGAPELLNNMIQAAVCLHNFLMEDTAYCPDEYSDTLCGETVHDGEWRHTVTEIGTKTVPSNNRPTSAAMAMRDEVADYFMSPEGSLPWQLKVVGRC